The Pseudofrankia inefficax genome window below encodes:
- a CDS encoding ATP-binding protein has product MTGGPAAAPPLARVDGRLREQLARVRAPAAATSASADGPDPLAGYYISEAEIEQILAGPGFDLPELDRGRLSRLADAFELTPFDTDVVLTCLAPEIDRRFGRLYAYLHDDVTRRAPSVDLVLTLWCTDGAARLAARARLAPGAPLRRHGLVRLDETGEPRPASMLECALRLDPRLARHLLGDDDPDDRLAAVLVRAEPDAPVDTPPPVDATGGLPPDHVEELLALFHRAGPEIVVYLDGPAGSGRAALARAFARALARPLLVARCDGLAGEPPARVAELVRLVGREARLRGAVTCWRDADRLGADDRRAAFAEALADGPGPVLVGGLEPWDGPEPARRPFARLRFDRPDAEARHRLWSAALDGAALDKATLDETDPPDAAALAAAFRFTAGQIREAVAAGVMLALTRDPAAPRLRQADLATACRTRSGRELAHLARHVVTSYGWDDLVLPPERMAQLRELADQVRHRGLVHDTWAFGRAVAPAGGIIALFAGPPGTGKTMAASVLANALGVDLYAIDLATTVSKYIGETEKNLGRVFEAAADSNAVLFFDEADALFGRRTQVRDAHDRYANIETSYLLQRIETHPGVVILATNLRKNMDEAFVRRFRATLEFPPPGEAERLRIWERIWPSAAPRAADVDLGALARAIDLPGGHIRNIVLGGAFLAAADGGIITMAHLLRATRGEYEKLGKIISPGELTGVAPRHDEGRGARAHISN; this is encoded by the coding sequence ATGACCGGCGGCCCGGCGGCGGCGCCTCCGTTGGCCCGGGTGGACGGCCGGCTGCGCGAACAGCTCGCGCGGGTGCGGGCACCGGCCGCCGCCACTTCCGCCTCCGCCGACGGGCCCGACCCGCTCGCCGGCTACTACATCAGCGAGGCCGAGATCGAACAGATCCTGGCCGGCCCCGGGTTCGACCTTCCCGAGCTCGACCGGGGCCGGCTGTCCCGGCTCGCGGACGCGTTCGAGCTCACCCCGTTCGACACCGACGTCGTCCTGACCTGCCTCGCGCCGGAGATCGACCGGCGGTTCGGGCGGCTCTACGCCTACCTGCACGACGACGTCACGCGCCGCGCGCCCAGCGTCGACCTCGTTCTCACGCTGTGGTGCACGGACGGCGCCGCCCGCCTGGCGGCGCGGGCCCGCCTCGCGCCGGGCGCGCCGCTGCGGCGGCACGGTCTGGTCAGGCTGGACGAGACCGGCGAGCCGCGCCCGGCGTCCATGCTGGAGTGCGCGCTGCGGCTGGATCCCCGGCTGGCCCGCCATCTGCTCGGCGACGACGACCCGGACGACCGCCTCGCCGCCGTCCTCGTCCGGGCCGAACCGGACGCGCCGGTCGACACGCCGCCGCCGGTGGACGCGACGGGCGGGCTCCCGCCCGACCACGTCGAGGAGCTGCTGGCCCTGTTCCACCGGGCCGGGCCGGAGATCGTGGTGTACCTCGACGGGCCGGCCGGCTCGGGGCGGGCCGCGCTGGCCCGCGCGTTCGCCCGCGCGCTCGCCCGGCCGCTGCTCGTCGCGCGCTGCGACGGGCTGGCCGGCGAGCCTCCCGCGCGGGTCGCTGAGCTGGTCCGGCTGGTCGGACGTGAGGCGCGGCTGCGCGGCGCCGTGACCTGCTGGCGCGACGCGGATCGGCTCGGCGCCGACGACCGCCGGGCGGCGTTCGCCGAGGCGCTCGCGGACGGGCCCGGCCCGGTGCTCGTGGGCGGCCTGGAGCCGTGGGACGGCCCGGAGCCGGCCCGGCGCCCGTTTGCGCGGCTGCGCTTCGACCGTCCCGACGCCGAGGCCCGGCACCGCCTGTGGTCCGCCGCGCTCGACGGGGCGGCGCTCGACAAGGCGACGCTCGACGAGACGGACCCGCCGGACGCCGCGGCGCTCGCGGCGGCGTTCCGGTTCACCGCCGGCCAGATCCGCGAGGCCGTCGCGGCCGGGGTCATGCTCGCGCTCACGCGTGACCCCGCCGCGCCCCGCCTCCGGCAGGCTGACCTGGCGACCGCGTGCCGGACGCGCTCCGGCCGCGAGCTCGCGCACCTGGCCCGGCACGTGGTCACGTCCTACGGCTGGGATGATCTCGTCCTGCCGCCCGAGCGGATGGCCCAGCTGCGCGAGCTCGCCGACCAGGTCCGCCACCGCGGCCTCGTGCACGACACGTGGGCCTTCGGCCGCGCGGTGGCGCCCGCCGGCGGGATCATCGCGCTGTTCGCCGGCCCTCCGGGCACCGGCAAGACGATGGCGGCGTCGGTGCTGGCGAACGCGCTCGGCGTCGACCTCTACGCGATCGACCTCGCCACCACGGTGAGCAAGTACATCGGCGAGACGGAGAAGAACCTGGGCCGGGTGTTCGAGGCGGCCGCCGACAGCAACGCGGTCCTGTTCTTCGACGAGGCCGACGCCCTGTTCGGCCGGCGCACGCAGGTGCGTGACGCGCACGACCGCTACGCCAACATCGAGACCAGCTATCTGCTCCAGCGCATCGAGACGCACCCCGGCGTCGTCATCCTGGCGACGAACCTGCGCAAGAACATGGACGAGGCGTTCGTGCGCCGCTTCCGCGCCACCCTGGAGTTCCCGCCGCCCGGCGAGGCGGAACGGCTGCGCATCTGGGAGCGGATCTGGCCGTCGGCCGCCCCCCGCGCCGCCGACGTCGACCTGGGCGCGCTGGCCCGCGCGATCGACCTGCCGGGCGGCCACATCCGCAACATCGTGCTCGGCGGCGCGTTCCTCGCGGCGGCGGACGGCGGGATCATCACGATGGCGCACCTGCTGCGAGCCACCCGCGGCGAGTACGAGAAGCTCGGAAAGATCATTTCGCCCGGCGAGCTCACGGGCGTGGCGCCTCGGCACGACGAGGGACGGGGTGCACGTGCGCACATCAGCAACTGA
- a CDS encoding response regulator yields the protein MRVVIAEGEALLRELLARLFTASGLEVVGTAADASRLLEVVAEALPDVVVTDIPMPPGHTDDGLRAALAIRARHPAVGVVVLSRQLLPRYATALVGDRPAGVGYLLKQQITDVDRLCADVRRVADGGIALDPEVVELMVGRAEAPRSPLGALTARQREVLALIAQGRSNGAIAAKLGVSAKAVVQHVSRIYDALGLPPDPDHHRRVLAAVRFLAG from the coding sequence ATGCGGGTGGTGATCGCCGAGGGTGAGGCGCTGCTGCGCGAACTTCTCGCTCGGCTGTTCACCGCGTCCGGTCTCGAGGTGGTCGGCACCGCCGCCGACGCGTCCCGCCTGCTCGAGGTGGTCGCCGAGGCGCTCCCGGACGTCGTCGTCACCGACATCCCGATGCCACCCGGGCACACCGACGACGGCCTGCGGGCCGCGCTGGCGATCCGCGCCCGCCACCCCGCCGTGGGCGTCGTCGTCCTCTCGCGCCAGCTGCTGCCCCGCTACGCGACGGCGCTCGTCGGCGACCGGCCGGCCGGCGTCGGCTACCTGCTCAAGCAGCAGATCACCGACGTCGACCGGCTCTGCGCCGACGTGCGGCGGGTGGCCGACGGCGGCATAGCCCTCGACCCGGAGGTCGTGGAGCTCATGGTGGGGCGGGCCGAGGCGCCGCGCTCCCCGCTGGGCGCGCTGACCGCCCGGCAGCGGGAGGTGCTCGCGCTCATCGCGCAGGGCCGCAGCAACGGCGCCATCGCCGCCAAGCTCGGCGTGTCGGCGAAGGCGGTGGTGCAGCACGTGTCGCGGATCTACGACGCGCTCGGCCTCCCGCCGGACCCGGACCACCACCGCCGGGTCCTGGCCGCCGTCCGCTTCCTGGCGGGCTAG
- a CDS encoding tail fiber domain-containing protein — protein sequence MADYTQPADVLKRVRFFDGQYLIDQDFIDEQRYHLDREHRAARSIGLVGVVDGLAVTVDAAHPYQVTVSPGAAVDEVGRHLLLTTPVTLALPTDRFSGAAAELRLFYRENPTDVAPTGGASQRRFDETPVVAAIAGGAVAVAPPDAPPHWDSDGVLLGRISVSARGDVVIDPAAPAPRAGLDPPGPFRGSVGVLGDLTVGTPAPADAADTADAAAGWERTITARGEHSARLRVRGGLVSGFAGAYPGYAGALEGLVVGTGSDHALTLVTGGQPRLTVTGDPGKSPDNKVGRVGIGTPAPTAPLHVVGGGTGPDLIVGGQLKAQATDGALLIGDDRAIGGLDTDKLGLRTGGNWRLTVTAAGDVGIGTVTPTVNQYWSRALDVTGANAARLVVNGGKILGVVGSHPNGYGAKAGLVVGTESAHAASILTTGAVRLTVTSDGDVGIGTTAPTVNQSWSRALDVTGSSGSRLVLNTTENGRNVLGVAGVHPGGYGAKAGVVVGTETPHAASIVTNNAVRLTVAPDGSVGIGTTEPLLGGWDRVVDVFGKWNARLILRANSADDPVKEVRSIVATHPATPYATPTTTAGMRSPAGMVVGTETAHDVSLMTGGALRLTVDRGGDTFCHGRMWIKPESFSGWGFDGKFGPDNRRFWFQVGLFGWNVNDPQGGQQGGQAYIKGGEVYTVSDLRLKEDLRELDDAGAIVRALRGVTYRWNEAGLRFQTRPLEERVGAGPTASEDEHAAVRAEVRESLLSGLRGRREVGLIAQEVEAVMPELVGVGADGVRGIDYGKLTAVLVQAIKEQQSTITALSGRVRALENRGEDDHA from the coding sequence ATGGCGGACTACACCCAGCCGGCCGACGTGCTCAAACGGGTCCGGTTCTTCGACGGCCAGTACCTGATCGACCAGGACTTCATCGACGAGCAGCGCTACCACCTCGACCGCGAGCACCGCGCCGCCCGGTCGATCGGGCTGGTCGGCGTGGTCGACGGCCTGGCCGTCACAGTGGACGCCGCCCACCCCTACCAGGTGACCGTTTCGCCTGGCGCCGCCGTCGACGAGGTGGGCCGGCATCTGCTGCTGACCACTCCGGTCACCCTGGCGCTGCCCACCGACCGGTTCTCCGGCGCCGCCGCCGAGCTGCGGCTGTTCTACCGGGAGAACCCGACCGACGTGGCGCCGACCGGCGGCGCCAGCCAGCGCCGCTTCGACGAGACGCCGGTCGTCGCGGCGATCGCGGGTGGCGCCGTCGCCGTCGCCCCGCCCGACGCGCCGCCCCACTGGGACTCCGACGGGGTGCTGCTCGGGCGGATCTCGGTGAGCGCGCGGGGCGACGTCGTCATCGACCCCGCCGCGCCCGCGCCTCGCGCAGGCCTCGACCCGCCTGGCCCGTTCCGCGGCTCGGTCGGCGTGCTGGGCGACCTCACGGTCGGGACGCCCGCGCCCGCCGACGCCGCCGACACCGCGGACGCCGCCGCCGGGTGGGAACGCACGATCACCGCCCGGGGCGAGCACAGCGCCCGGCTGCGGGTGCGCGGCGGCCTGGTCAGCGGCTTCGCGGGCGCGTATCCCGGCTACGCCGGCGCGCTGGAGGGACTCGTGGTCGGGACGGGCAGCGACCACGCGCTTACCCTGGTCACGGGCGGCCAGCCGCGCCTGACCGTCACCGGCGACCCCGGCAAGTCCCCGGACAACAAGGTGGGCCGGGTCGGCATCGGCACGCCGGCGCCGACAGCACCGCTGCACGTCGTGGGAGGTGGCACCGGCCCCGACCTGATCGTCGGCGGCCAGCTGAAGGCCCAGGCCACCGACGGTGCGCTGCTGATCGGGGACGACCGCGCGATCGGCGGCCTGGACACCGACAAGCTGGGGCTGCGGACCGGCGGGAACTGGCGGCTGACGGTCACCGCGGCCGGCGACGTCGGCATCGGCACCGTCACGCCGACGGTGAACCAGTACTGGTCCCGGGCCCTCGACGTCACCGGCGCGAACGCCGCCCGGCTCGTCGTCAACGGCGGGAAGATCCTCGGGGTCGTCGGCTCCCACCCGAACGGCTACGGCGCCAAGGCGGGCCTCGTCGTCGGCACCGAGAGCGCGCACGCCGCGTCGATCCTGACGACCGGCGCGGTCCGGCTCACCGTCACCTCCGACGGCGACGTCGGCATCGGCACCACCGCGCCCACGGTGAACCAGTCCTGGTCCCGGGCGCTCGACGTCACCGGCTCGAGCGGGTCCCGGCTCGTCCTGAACACCACGGAGAACGGGCGGAACGTCCTCGGGGTCGCCGGCGTGCACCCGGGCGGCTACGGCGCCAAGGCCGGGGTCGTCGTCGGCACCGAGACACCGCACGCCGCGTCGATCGTGACGAACAACGCGGTGCGGCTCACCGTCGCCCCCGACGGCAGCGTCGGCATCGGCACCACCGAACCGCTGCTGGGCGGATGGGACCGGGTCGTCGACGTCTTCGGGAAGTGGAACGCGCGGCTCATCCTGCGCGCGAACTCCGCCGACGATCCCGTCAAGGAGGTCCGGTCCATCGTCGCCACACACCCGGCCACGCCGTATGCGACGCCGACCACGACGGCCGGCATGCGCAGTCCGGCCGGCATGGTGGTGGGAACCGAGACCGCACACGATGTCAGCCTGATGACGGGCGGCGCGCTGCGCCTGACCGTCGACCGGGGCGGCGACACCTTCTGCCACGGCCGGATGTGGATCAAGCCGGAGTCATTCTCGGGGTGGGGCTTCGACGGCAAGTTCGGGCCCGACAACCGGCGCTTCTGGTTCCAGGTCGGCCTGTTCGGCTGGAACGTCAACGACCCGCAGGGCGGCCAGCAGGGCGGCCAGGCCTACATCAAGGGCGGGGAGGTCTACACGGTGTCCGACCTCCGGCTCAAGGAGGACCTGCGCGAGCTGGACGACGCGGGCGCCATCGTGCGCGCGCTGCGCGGCGTCACGTACCGCTGGAACGAGGCCGGCCTGCGGTTCCAGACCCGGCCGTTGGAGGAGCGGGTCGGCGCGGGGCCGACCGCGAGCGAGGACGAGCACGCCGCCGTCCGGGCCGAGGTGCGCGAGTCCCTGCTCTCGGGCCTGCGCGGGCGCCGGGAGGTGGGCCTCATCGCGCAGGAGGTCGAGGCGGTCATGCCCGAGCTCGTCGGCGTCGGCGCGGACGGTGTGCGCGGCATCGACTACGGCAAGCTGACCGCCGTCCTGGTCCAGGCGATCAAGGAACAGCAGTCGACGATCACAGCCCTCTCGGGCCGCGTGCGCGCGCTGGAGAACCGAGGAGAGGACGACCATGCGTGA
- a CDS encoding eCIS core domain-containing protein produces MRTSATDPKQAATSAPGRTAHGVEHEAAHGSAPPARAGATPALLRMQRSHGNRHVQRVVASARASGASSARASAAPGPVPTSAGAGLLVGPSHGPAEWAADDVAQAVAGVAVPAGGPAPAPLAAPEVGDAGGALSPSTSAAVLAARSGGHRVPSSLLARTEAAVGADLGGVRLHVGRDVDALSDAMSARAFTIGQDVFVHRADYRPGTPGGDALIAHELAHAASPGPGPARVRRKGRKLGAAKAALNNIGISFAKTAGGPLYDLFHWLWYFKRSKKSGVSYENRVDLHPFKDLLKYAGNPKKEGGKAKLAAEDSVKRYGLPGIGHVLHFLRMMGSSLLKRVASYTSWLALLCTLIGFAPGAQVALPVAAALGTVALVLNAVKTGIDFVTNSWTLVLAWIRYICLDDPTYVDSPDVALYIESYKEYRKTRGELFDDALKLGLGGLLSGVGSAAQSATPNEAFVSGADKYFTQFASPSASVGTAIKNEATFDAHNAGEKFAAEKIPGAFTGEATGNYTSWMTKGRLEENRNAKLQTVGTDTLRDSPNVQMLLSANTIGKVNEQATTREAGVDTKKPIARSKLPGPPGTTLKGMAGLLVNPLGAIATILMMAADMCVLFSGKRGSQAAPTHDPGPPAPTYDPGPPAPIPIPDPPSAAALAQQAGPPKKPKKGKNRRGRRKKGAKTIVVRSSEPTVKSGEDESVGGVHVTPSAQVRVQDPADGVPSLDPDAHAARSGETESDDNLIRVPADLAVQSPTFPDTAARVAEEQMTYGSVQGALPSLSERPRANPAEISRVGVENFVVRELNRIRQTIADEGVRTREMAGMFSASRDAVESLGESSRELSKNSN; encoded by the coding sequence GTGCGCACATCAGCAACTGACCCGAAGCAGGCCGCCACCAGTGCGCCCGGCCGGACCGCCCACGGCGTCGAGCACGAGGCCGCCCACGGGAGCGCGCCCCCGGCGCGCGCCGGGGCCACGCCGGCGCTGCTGCGCATGCAGCGCTCGCACGGCAACCGGCACGTCCAGCGGGTGGTCGCCTCCGCGCGCGCGTCCGGCGCGTCCTCCGCGCGCGCGTCCGCCGCCCCGGGCCCGGTCCCCACGTCCGCTGGCGCGGGCCTGCTGGTCGGCCCGTCCCACGGCCCGGCCGAGTGGGCGGCCGACGACGTCGCCCAGGCCGTCGCCGGCGTCGCGGTCCCCGCCGGCGGCCCGGCGCCCGCGCCGCTCGCCGCGCCCGAGGTCGGCGACGCCGGCGGCGCGCTGTCGCCCTCGACGTCGGCCGCGGTCCTCGCGGCCCGCTCGGGCGGCCACCGCGTCCCGTCGTCGCTGCTCGCCCGGACCGAGGCCGCGGTGGGCGCCGACCTGGGTGGCGTGCGCCTGCATGTGGGCCGGGATGTCGACGCACTGAGCGACGCGATGTCCGCCCGCGCCTTCACCATCGGTCAGGACGTGTTCGTCCACCGGGCCGACTACCGCCCGGGCACCCCGGGCGGCGACGCGCTGATCGCGCACGAGCTCGCCCACGCGGCGAGCCCGGGGCCGGGGCCGGCCCGGGTGCGGCGCAAGGGCCGCAAGCTCGGGGCGGCGAAGGCGGCGCTGAACAACATCGGCATCAGCTTCGCCAAGACCGCCGGCGGCCCGCTCTACGACCTCTTCCACTGGCTCTGGTATTTCAAGCGGTCGAAGAAGTCGGGCGTCAGCTACGAGAACCGGGTCGACCTGCATCCCTTCAAGGACCTGCTCAAGTACGCCGGCAATCCGAAGAAGGAGGGCGGGAAGGCAAAGCTGGCCGCCGAGGACTCCGTCAAGCGGTACGGCCTGCCTGGCATCGGGCATGTCCTGCATTTCCTGCGAATGATGGGCAGCAGCCTGCTGAAGCGGGTCGCGTCCTACACGAGCTGGCTCGCACTTCTGTGCACCCTCATCGGCTTCGCTCCGGGCGCGCAGGTCGCGCTCCCCGTCGCGGCCGCGCTCGGGACCGTCGCCCTCGTGCTCAACGCGGTCAAGACCGGCATCGACTTCGTCACGAACTCCTGGACGCTCGTCCTGGCCTGGATTCGCTACATCTGCCTGGACGACCCCACCTACGTGGACTCTCCTGACGTCGCCCTGTATATCGAGTCGTACAAGGAGTACCGCAAGACTCGCGGTGAGCTGTTCGACGACGCTCTCAAGCTGGGCCTGGGCGGCCTTCTGTCCGGCGTCGGTTCGGCAGCCCAGTCGGCCACCCCGAACGAGGCGTTCGTCTCCGGCGCGGACAAGTACTTCACACAGTTCGCGAGCCCGAGCGCCTCGGTCGGGACGGCGATCAAGAACGAGGCGACCTTCGACGCGCACAACGCGGGCGAGAAGTTCGCGGCGGAGAAGATCCCTGGCGCGTTCACCGGAGAGGCCACCGGTAACTACACGAGCTGGATGACCAAAGGCCGCCTGGAGGAGAACCGGAACGCCAAGCTCCAGACGGTGGGGACGGACACGCTGCGGGACAGCCCGAACGTCCAGATGCTGCTCAGCGCCAACACGATCGGGAAGGTCAACGAGCAGGCGACCACCCGCGAGGCGGGCGTTGACACAAAGAAACCCATTGCCCGGTCGAAGCTGCCCGGGCCGCCAGGTACGACCCTCAAGGGCATGGCCGGGCTGCTCGTGAACCCGCTGGGCGCGATCGCCACCATCCTCATGATGGCCGCGGACATGTGCGTGTTGTTCAGCGGCAAGAGGGGGTCGCAGGCCGCGCCCACCCACGATCCCGGTCCCCCCGCGCCCACCTACGATCCCGGTCCTCCCGCGCCCATCCCGATTCCCGACCCGCCGTCCGCCGCCGCCCTCGCGCAACAGGCCGGGCCGCCGAAGAAGCCGAAGAAGGGCAAGAACCGTCGCGGGAGACGCAAGAAGGGCGCCAAGACGATCGTCGTCCGATCGAGCGAGCCGACCGTCAAGTCAGGCGAAGACGAGAGCGTGGGCGGAGTTCACGTCACTCCGTCGGCCCAGGTCCGGGTGCAGGACCCGGCGGACGGGGTGCCGAGCCTCGACCCGGACGCTCACGCGGCGCGGTCCGGCGAGACGGAGTCCGACGACAATCTGATCCGCGTGCCGGCAGACCTCGCCGTCCAGTCGCCAACGTTTCCCGATACGGCGGCTCGGGTCGCCGAGGAGCAGATGACGTACGGGTCGGTCCAGGGCGCGCTGCCGTCGCTGTCGGAGCGGCCGAGAGCCAACCCGGCTGAGATATCGCGGGTGGGCGTGGAGAACTTCGTCGTACGGGAGCTCAACCGGATCCGCCAGACAATCGCCGACGAAGGCGTCCGCACCCGCGAGATGGCCGGGATGTTCAGCGCCAGCCGGGACGCGGTGGAATCGCTCGGCGAGAGCTCGCGGGAACTTTCGAAGAACTCGAACTAA
- a CDS encoding AfsR/SARP family transcriptional regulator, which translates to MSLLGEVTIRHNDVALPCPSTKALELLGFLITRRDHPLARDSVADALWPDERPEATRRQLRQALWRLRGALAGAPFLRTARGGRLEVDVTAFASVDLVLLEEAHAETADVAGTQLSDRQAERLEIAVAGYGGDFLAGCHQDWCMPERTRAREIHMSLRDQLIGYCEPRRLVARALAHGRAVLEREPARETTHRLLMRLHHRSGDRAAALRQYGQCVEALAAEYDVGPSALTTQLHRRIREDDGARDGAERPSAGDDREDCDERGDGGGRGSRPEIAALHERLGEIQASLDILLLAIGHGAGAGAGAGRGAGSPVGRPE; encoded by the coding sequence GTGAGTCTTCTTGGCGAAGTCACTATCCGTCACAACGATGTCGCCCTACCGTGCCCGTCCACGAAGGCGCTCGAGCTGCTCGGCTTCCTGATCACCCGCCGCGACCACCCGCTGGCCCGGGACTCGGTGGCGGACGCGCTGTGGCCGGACGAGCGGCCCGAGGCCACCCGGCGCCAGCTGCGCCAGGCGCTGTGGCGCCTGCGCGGCGCGCTGGCCGGAGCGCCGTTCCTGCGCACCGCGCGCGGCGGGCGTCTCGAGGTGGACGTCACCGCGTTCGCGTCGGTCGACCTCGTCCTGCTCGAGGAGGCCCACGCCGAGACGGCGGACGTGGCGGGCACCCAGCTGAGCGACCGGCAGGCCGAGCGGCTGGAGATCGCGGTCGCGGGCTACGGCGGCGACTTCCTCGCCGGCTGCCACCAGGACTGGTGCATGCCGGAGCGGACCCGCGCCCGGGAGATCCACATGTCCCTGCGCGACCAGCTGATCGGGTACTGCGAGCCGCGCCGGCTGGTCGCGCGGGCGCTCGCGCACGGGCGCGCGGTGCTCGAGCGCGAGCCCGCGCGGGAGACCACGCACCGGCTGCTCATGCGGCTGCACCACCGGAGCGGGGACCGCGCGGCGGCGCTACGCCAGTACGGGCAGTGCGTGGAGGCGCTCGCGGCCGAGTACGACGTCGGCCCGTCGGCGCTCACCACCCAGCTGCACCGGCGGATCCGGGAGGACGACGGAGCGCGCGACGGCGCGGAGCGCCCGAGCGCGGGCGACGACCGCGAGGATTGCGACGAGCGCGGGGACGGCGGCGGCCGCGGGAGCCGTCCGGAGATCGCGGCGCTGCACGAGCGGCTGGGCGAGATCCAGGCGAGCCTCGACATCCTGCTGCTCGCCATCGGGCACGGGGCCGGCGCTGGGGCAGGGGCCGGGCGCGGCGCGGGCTCGCCGGTCGGGCGGCCCGAATGA